In a genomic window of Phacochoerus africanus isolate WHEZ1 chromosome 6, ROS_Pafr_v1, whole genome shotgun sequence:
- the APCS gene encoding serum amyloid P-component, translated as MDRLLLWVSVLASLPEAFAHRDLTGKVFVFPRESATDHVKLITKLEKPLQNFTLCFRAYSDLSRGYSLFSYNLQGKDNELLVFKHRIGEYSLYIGKNKVTFKVREVFPRPVHICTSWESSTGIAEFWINGEPLVKKGLRQGYFVGAYPRIVLGQEQDSYGGGFDKTQSFVGEIGDLYMWGSVLSPNEIQLVYQGLSFPHPTLLDWQALNYEMNGYVVIKPRVWS; from the exons ATGGACAGGCTGCTGCTTTGGGTCTCTGTCCTCGCCAGTCTCCCAGAAGCCTTTGCTCACCGAG ACCTCACGGGGAAGGTGTTTGTGTTCCCTAGAGAGTCTGCCACTGACCATGTGAAACTGATCACAAAGCTGGAGAAACCTCTGCAGAACTTTACCTTGTGTTTTCGAGCCTATAGTGACCTCTCTCGTGGTTACAGCCTCTTCTCCTATAACCTCCAGGGCAAGGACAATGAGCTCCTGGTTTTTAAACATAGAATTGGAGAGTACAGTCTATACATTGGAAAAAACAAAGTTACCTTCAAAGTTAGGGAGGTGTTCCCCAGGCCGGTGCACATCTGTACCAGCTGGGAGTCTTCCACAGGCATTGCTGAGTTTTGGATCAATGGAGAGCCGCTGGTGAAAAAGGGCCTGAGGCAGGGTTACTTTGTTGGAGCTTATCCCAGGATTgtcctggggcaggagcaggacAGCTATGGAGGAGGGTTTGATAAGACCCAGTCCTTTGTGGGAGAGATTGGGGATCTGTACATGTGGGGCTCTGTGTTGTCTCCAAATGAGATCCAGCTCGTATATCAGGGTTTGtccttcccccatcccaccctcctGGACTGGCAGGCACTGAACTATGAAATGAATGGATATGTTGTCATCAAGCCCCGGGTGTGGAGCTGA